The following are encoded in a window of Paraburkholderia sp. HP33-1 genomic DNA:
- the styD gene encoding phenylacetaldehyde dehydrogenase StyD, translating to MNIEALLANLHTQMIVGGRATAARSGKTFAVYDPASGREIAQVPDGDAEDVAAAVAVAKGAFESNEWRRMPPAAREHLLLKLADLVEQHGDELAALETLNQGKLLGFSRMLEVGGSAQWLRYMAGWATKIEGSTVDLSLSFPPGVQYRASTQRVPAGVVAAIVPWNFPLLMAVWKIAPALACGCTVVLKPAEETPLTAIRLAELALEAGFPAGVLNVITGRGETAGAALVRHPDVDKVTFTGSTEVGRLIGAQCGRDIRRVSLELGGKSPVIVLDDCDPRKAIEGAAGAIFFNHGQVCTAGSRLYVPRSMYGQIVEGVAQVANSLVLGSGFDEKTQMGPLVSSRHRDKVVGMIAEGRAQGGEIVAGGSAHDGAGYFVRPTVVANEARKPLSLVNEEVFGPVLVAMPYDDLEEAISAANSSEYGLGASVWTNQLDKALRVVDRMEAGTVWVNSHNMVDPALPFGGFKSSGVGREHGRAIIDAYTETKSVCFAY from the coding sequence ATGAATATCGAAGCATTGCTTGCGAACCTCCACACCCAGATGATCGTGGGTGGCCGTGCCACCGCCGCGCGTAGCGGCAAAACCTTCGCCGTCTACGACCCGGCCAGCGGGCGTGAAATCGCGCAGGTGCCCGACGGCGACGCTGAGGACGTCGCGGCCGCCGTGGCCGTCGCGAAGGGCGCGTTCGAATCGAACGAATGGCGCCGCATGCCGCCGGCCGCGCGCGAACACCTGCTGCTCAAGCTCGCCGATCTGGTGGAGCAACATGGCGACGAACTGGCCGCGCTCGAAACCCTCAACCAGGGCAAGCTGCTCGGCTTCTCGCGCATGCTCGAAGTGGGCGGCAGCGCGCAGTGGCTGCGCTATATGGCCGGCTGGGCGACCAAGATCGAGGGCAGCACGGTCGATCTGTCGCTGAGCTTTCCGCCGGGCGTGCAGTATCGCGCGTCGACGCAGCGCGTGCCGGCCGGCGTGGTCGCCGCGATCGTGCCGTGGAATTTCCCGTTGCTGATGGCGGTCTGGAAGATCGCGCCGGCGCTCGCCTGCGGCTGCACGGTGGTGCTCAAGCCCGCCGAGGAAACGCCGCTGACCGCGATCCGCCTCGCCGAGCTTGCGCTCGAAGCGGGTTTTCCGGCGGGCGTTCTCAACGTCATCACCGGTCGCGGCGAAACGGCGGGCGCGGCGCTGGTGCGCCATCCCGACGTCGACAAGGTCACGTTCACGGGCTCGACCGAAGTGGGCCGGCTGATCGGCGCGCAATGCGGCCGCGATATCCGCCGCGTGTCGCTCGAGCTGGGCGGCAAGAGCCCGGTGATCGTGCTCGACGACTGCGATCCGCGCAAGGCGATCGAAGGCGCGGCGGGCGCGATCTTCTTCAATCACGGCCAGGTGTGTACGGCGGGCTCGCGGCTCTACGTGCCGCGCTCGATGTACGGGCAGATCGTCGAGGGCGTCGCGCAGGTCGCCAACAGTCTCGTGCTCGGGTCCGGCTTCGACGAGAAGACGCAGATGGGTCCGCTCGTCTCGTCGCGTCATCGCGACAAGGTCGTCGGCATGATCGCCGAAGGCCGCGCGCAGGGCGGAGAAATCGTCGCGGGCGGCTCGGCGCACGACGGCGCCGGCTATTTCGTGCGTCCGACCGTGGTCGCCAACGAAGCGCGCAAGCCGCTGTCGCTCGTCAACGAGGAGGTGTTCGGTCCGGTGCTGGTGGCGATGCCTTACGACGATCTGGAAGAAGCGATCAGCGCCGCGAATTCCAGCGAGTACGGCCTTGGTGCGAGCGTGTGGACGAACCAGCTCGATAAGGCGCTGCGAGTCGTCGATCGCATGGAAGCAGGGACGGTGTGGGTCAATTCGCACAACATGGTCGATCCCGCGTTGCCGTTCGGCGGCTTCAAGTCGTCCGGCGTTGGACGCGAGCACGGTCGCGCGATCATCGACGCGTACACCGAGACCAAATCCGTCTGCTTCGCCTACTGA
- a CDS encoding succinylglutamate desuccinylase/aspartoacylase family protein, which yields MPNEPKDGVDRRDFMKTAVALVGASSALVTQAGTAYAQNANAPAAGAPTGAGQGTVYTGDVIDGKKVISALDVNDLPRGAKYKFYFQGVQMPTGQHWYVTVIVVRGAQPGKRIALISGVHGDEISPVHTIQSIVSQLDPARMSGTVLAVLDVSRPALEAMERRWPNSGRGIDLIDINREWPGNENGPSAPSRHAALLFNRLLRPNADYALDFHTGTTGMDLTSFNLARMELPEARAMAELFPIEQIFDNPAYPTLLANALINVGIPAITPEIGAARVLDFTMIPLFVEGTMNVLKRYGVVPGPMGRTGRDVGIFVGNSAHTILTTHGGFVELLVKVNDKVAVGQKVAIQRNTFGEVVAEYTSGVAGEVTGRRTDATAEPGIPLVMILYQSAGRENPEDYSE from the coding sequence ATGCCGAATGAACCAAAAGACGGTGTCGATCGACGCGACTTCATGAAGACGGCCGTGGCGCTGGTCGGCGCATCGTCCGCGCTCGTGACGCAGGCCGGCACCGCGTACGCGCAGAACGCGAATGCGCCGGCCGCAGGCGCGCCGACGGGTGCCGGTCAGGGAACGGTCTACACCGGTGACGTGATCGACGGCAAGAAGGTGATCAGCGCGCTCGACGTCAACGACCTGCCGCGCGGCGCGAAGTACAAGTTCTATTTTCAGGGCGTGCAGATGCCGACGGGGCAGCACTGGTACGTGACGGTGATCGTCGTGCGCGGCGCGCAGCCGGGCAAGCGCATCGCCCTGATCAGCGGCGTGCATGGCGATGAGATCAGCCCGGTGCACACGATACAAAGCATCGTGAGCCAGCTCGATCCGGCCCGGATGTCGGGCACGGTGCTGGCGGTGCTCGACGTATCGCGTCCCGCCCTCGAAGCGATGGAGCGCCGCTGGCCGAATTCGGGCCGAGGCATCGACCTCATCGACATCAATCGCGAATGGCCGGGCAACGAGAATGGTCCGAGCGCACCGAGCCGGCACGCGGCACTGCTATTCAACCGGCTGCTGCGGCCGAACGCGGACTACGCGCTCGACTTTCACACCGGCACGACCGGCATGGACCTGACCTCGTTCAACCTCGCGCGGATGGAATTGCCCGAGGCGCGCGCGATGGCGGAGCTATTTCCGATCGAGCAGATTTTCGACAACCCGGCGTATCCGACTCTGCTGGCCAACGCGTTGATCAACGTCGGGATTCCCGCGATCACGCCGGAGATCGGCGCCGCGCGCGTTCTCGATTTCACGATGATTCCGCTGTTCGTCGAAGGCACGATGAACGTGCTCAAGCGCTATGGCGTCGTGCCTGGCCCGATGGGACGTACCGGGCGCGACGTGGGCATCTTCGTCGGCAATAGCGCGCACACGATCCTCACGACGCACGGCGGCTTCGTCGAACTGCTGGTCAAGGTGAACGACAAGGTCGCGGTGGGGCAGAAAGTGGCGATCCAACGCAATACGTTTGGCGAGGTGGTCGCCGAATACACGAGCGGGGTCGCGGGCGAAGTGACAGGGCGCCGTACCGATGCGACGGCGGAGCCCGGGATTCCTCTCGTGATGATTCTGTATCAGAGTGCCGGACGGGAAAATCCGGAGGACTACTCCGAGTGA
- a CDS encoding helix-turn-helix domain-containing protein: MQLENHTLTDASEHAALLSGWEQQYFQLDRGPFRSRLQQVGVDGIHVFYESVNRRIVQQGSTPSDMLVFGIVLDSNSPVTFADRSVTRDSIICARANREFFMHLPGESELLGVGVKLPLLERHPELAARLECSMSNKHPVIPLAPGAREQFIALWRYVTDEVFALNAFAQSDLAQRRVTAQILDMLHALVESGIRGEKADITWMSHSDVVARAHEMILARPLEPVTVHELCESLRISRRTVQTSFRLVTGKSPVEYMRAIRLNHVRQLLRNASPLQLTVRDAAQRWGFFHSGHFTQDYRELFDAMPSDKRAR; the protein is encoded by the coding sequence ATGCAGCTCGAGAACCACACCTTAACCGACGCCAGCGAACACGCAGCTCTGCTTTCCGGCTGGGAACAGCAGTATTTCCAGCTCGATAGAGGGCCATTTCGCAGTCGGCTCCAGCAGGTCGGCGTGGACGGCATTCACGTTTTCTACGAATCCGTGAATCGCCGCATCGTGCAGCAGGGCAGCACCCCGAGCGACATGCTCGTGTTCGGCATCGTGCTCGACTCGAATTCGCCGGTCACTTTCGCCGACCGCTCCGTCACCAGGGATTCGATCATCTGCGCGCGCGCGAATCGCGAATTCTTCATGCATCTTCCAGGCGAAAGCGAACTCCTCGGTGTCGGCGTGAAGTTGCCGCTGCTCGAGCGGCACCCGGAGCTGGCCGCGCGGCTCGAATGCAGCATGTCCAACAAGCACCCCGTGATTCCGCTCGCCCCCGGCGCGCGCGAGCAGTTCATCGCGCTGTGGCGCTACGTGACCGACGAGGTGTTCGCGCTGAACGCGTTCGCACAGTCGGACCTCGCGCAGCGCCGGGTGACGGCGCAGATTCTCGACATGCTCCACGCACTGGTCGAGAGCGGCATCCGCGGCGAAAAAGCCGATATCACATGGATGTCCCATAGCGACGTGGTCGCGCGCGCGCACGAGATGATCCTCGCGCGCCCGCTTGAGCCCGTGACGGTGCACGAGCTGTGCGAATCGCTGCGGATCAGCCGGCGCACGGTGCAGACGAGCTTTCGTCTCGTGACCGGCAAATCTCCCGTCGAATACATGCGCGCGATTCGCCTGAACCACGTGCGCCAGTTGCTGCGCAATGCGTCGCCGCTCCAGCTGACCGTGCGCGATGCCGCGCAACGGTGGGGCTTCTTTCACTCAGGGCACTTCACGCAGGACTATCGCGAGCTGTTCGACGCGATGCCGTCGGACAAACGCGCGCGCTAA
- the parS gene encoding type II RES/Xre toxin-antitoxin system antitoxin has protein sequence MNNTVKVRLFLGYSGSAYVDPDAFTSIFRVDPTYRIAIIKSGVKPEIFGVIARQMDRSREQLGKTLGLSVTTIDRKQKAGENLSPEQSERVVAMARLIGQVQAMVEEAGDPAGFDAAHWLGRWLDEPLPALGGQRPAEFMDTAEGRELVSRLLAMAQSGAYA, from the coding sequence ATGAACAACACCGTGAAAGTGCGGTTGTTTCTGGGCTACAGCGGCAGTGCCTATGTCGATCCGGATGCCTTTACCAGCATCTTCCGGGTGGACCCGACCTACCGGATTGCCATCATCAAGTCAGGTGTGAAGCCGGAGATTTTTGGGGTGATCGCGAGGCAGATGGATCGAAGCCGCGAGCAGCTCGGCAAGACGCTCGGGTTGTCGGTGACCACCATCGACCGCAAGCAGAAGGCAGGCGAAAACCTGTCGCCAGAGCAGAGTGAGCGAGTCGTGGCGATGGCGCGGCTCATCGGCCAGGTCCAGGCCATGGTCGAGGAGGCGGGCGATCCCGCGGGTTTCGACGCTGCGCATTGGCTGGGACGTTGGCTCGATGAGCCCTTGCCGGCGCTGGGTGGTCAACGCCCGGCTGAGTTCATGGATACCGCGGAAGGGCGGGAACTCGTTTCGCGGCTTCTCGCCATGGCGCAAAGCGGAGCCTACGCTTGA
- a CDS encoding WD40/YVTN/BNR-like repeat-containing protein translates to MQKTKSLKIACAAAFALLAALSCAHDALADGAPDNKVELTAAKHRDGAERSMMLGATLAGQRIVAVGEHGVILLSDDNGAHFRQAHDVPANATLTSVAFADARHGWAAGHWGVVLRTDDGGENWRVQRSDTGVDQPLFSIAFRDERHGWAVGLWSLLVTTDDGGATWKTQQVDKGAGAGAGAGKSGLNFFSVFAGPDKDVYIAAEQGTVFRSSDDGASWQALHTGYKGTLWSGVVAPDRTIYVGGLRGNLFASGDGGATWQPVQSGVNDSITDLVANAHGVAAVALDGYVTVKQPGARDFVAKQLPGRDALTALVLNKGGSPVLFSKQGVIAR, encoded by the coding sequence ATGCAAAAGACAAAGAGCCTGAAGATCGCCTGCGCGGCAGCGTTCGCCCTGCTGGCAGCGCTCAGCTGCGCGCACGACGCGCTCGCCGACGGCGCGCCCGACAACAAGGTCGAGCTCACCGCCGCGAAGCATCGCGATGGCGCCGAGCGCTCGATGATGCTCGGCGCGACCCTCGCGGGCCAGCGCATCGTCGCGGTCGGCGAACACGGCGTGATCCTGCTGTCCGACGACAACGGAGCGCATTTCCGCCAGGCGCACGACGTGCCGGCCAATGCCACGCTGACCTCGGTCGCGTTCGCCGATGCGCGGCACGGCTGGGCGGCGGGCCACTGGGGCGTCGTGCTACGCACCGACGACGGCGGTGAGAACTGGCGCGTGCAACGCTCCGATACCGGCGTCGACCAGCCGCTGTTCTCGATCGCGTTTCGTGACGAGCGCCACGGCTGGGCCGTGGGCCTGTGGTCGCTGCTCGTCACGACCGACGACGGCGGCGCCACCTGGAAAACGCAGCAGGTCGACAAGGGCGCGGGTGCGGGCGCGGGCGCCGGCAAGAGCGGACTGAACTTCTTCTCGGTCTTCGCGGGCCCGGACAAGGACGTCTATATCGCGGCCGAGCAGGGCACCGTGTTCAGGTCGAGCGACGACGGCGCGAGCTGGCAAGCGCTGCACACGGGCTACAAGGGCACGTTGTGGAGCGGCGTGGTCGCGCCGGATCGCACGATTTACGTGGGCGGGTTGCGCGGCAATCTGTTCGCGAGCGGCGACGGCGGGGCGACGTGGCAACCGGTGCAGTCCGGTGTCAACGATTCGATCACCGATCTCGTCGCGAACGCACACGGCGTGGCCGCTGTGGCACTCGACGGCTACGTGACGGTGAAACAGCCGGGTGCGCGCGATTTCGTGGCGAAGCAGTTGCCGGGCCGCGACGCGCTGACCGCGCTGGTATTGAACAAGGGCGGTTCGCCCGTCCTGTTTTCCAAACAAGGCGTAATCGCCCGATAA
- the katG gene encoding catalase/peroxidase HPI produces MSSAAQCPFSGDASVATRVVAGTMTNQDWWPNQLRVDLLNQHSEKSDPLGRKFNYREEFKKLDYAALKADLRKLMTDSQDWWPADFGHYGPQFIRMAWHAAGTYRTVDGRGGAGRGQQRFAPLNSWPDNVNIDKSRRLLWPIKQKYGQKISWADLLILTGNVALETMGFRTFGFGAGREDTWEPDNDVYWGGETTWLALSNDPNNKQSRYSGKRDLDNPLAAVQMGLIYVNPEGPDGNGDPLSAAVDIRETFARMAMNDEETVALIAGGHSFGKTHGAGPATHVGAPPEAAPLELQGLGWASTYKSGMAGDAIGSGIEVTWTQTPAQWSNAYLENLFKYEWVQEKSPAGAIQWVAKDAAAVIPGPTPDSPKRKPTMLTTDLSLRLDPAYEKVSRRFLDDPQALAEAFARAWYKLTHRDMGPKARYLGPEVPREDLIWQDPLPAATHHPSETDIADLKAKIAASGLSASELVAVAWASASTFRGSDKRGGANGARIRLAPQSDWAANQPVAGTVAKLEEIQKASGKASVADVIVLAGSVGIEMAAKAAGLTLTVPFAPGRVDATAEQTDAVAMAVLEPVADGFRNFEKTRSPVPADALLIDKAQLLTLTAPEMTALIGGLRAININAGGSKHGVLTKTPGALTNDFFVNLLDMGTEWKQAGDIYEGHDRKTGQIKWTGTRVDLVFGSNSVLRALAEVYGSADGKERFVNDFVSAWVKVMNLDRFDLA; encoded by the coding sequence ATGTCATCCGCAGCTCAGTGCCCGTTCTCGGGCGATGCCTCCGTTGCCACACGCGTCGTTGCTGGCACCATGACCAACCAGGATTGGTGGCCCAACCAGCTACGCGTTGACCTTCTGAATCAGCATTCCGAAAAATCCGATCCGCTTGGTCGGAAATTCAACTACCGCGAAGAATTCAAGAAACTCGACTATGCGGCCCTCAAAGCCGACCTGCGCAAGCTCATGACCGACTCGCAGGATTGGTGGCCGGCCGACTTCGGCCACTACGGGCCGCAATTCATCCGCATGGCCTGGCACGCCGCCGGCACCTATCGCACGGTCGATGGCCGTGGCGGTGCAGGGCGCGGCCAGCAGCGCTTTGCCCCATTGAACTCGTGGCCCGACAACGTCAACATCGACAAGTCGCGCCGCCTGTTGTGGCCGATCAAGCAGAAGTACGGCCAGAAGATCTCGTGGGCCGACCTGCTGATCCTGACCGGCAACGTCGCGCTCGAAACGATGGGCTTTCGCACCTTCGGCTTCGGCGCGGGCCGCGAAGATACCTGGGAGCCGGACAACGACGTCTACTGGGGCGGGGAAACGACCTGGCTCGCGCTCAGCAACGATCCGAACAACAAGCAAAGCCGTTACTCGGGCAAGCGCGATCTCGACAACCCGCTCGCCGCCGTGCAGATGGGCCTGATCTACGTCAATCCGGAAGGCCCGGACGGCAACGGTGACCCGCTCTCGGCGGCGGTCGACATCCGCGAGACCTTCGCCCGCATGGCGATGAACGACGAAGAGACCGTGGCGCTGATCGCCGGCGGTCACTCGTTCGGCAAGACGCACGGCGCGGGTCCGGCGACCCACGTTGGGGCGCCCCCGGAAGCGGCCCCGCTCGAATTGCAGGGCCTCGGCTGGGCCAGCACCTACAAGTCCGGCATGGCCGGCGACGCGATCGGCAGCGGCATCGAGGTCACCTGGACGCAGACGCCCGCGCAGTGGAGCAACGCCTACCTGGAAAACCTGTTCAAGTACGAGTGGGTACAGGAAAAGAGCCCGGCGGGCGCGATCCAGTGGGTCGCCAAGGATGCCGCAGCGGTCATCCCGGGCCCGACGCCTGATTCGCCGAAGCGCAAGCCGACCATGCTCACGACCGATCTGTCTCTGCGCCTCGACCCGGCTTACGAGAAGGTCTCGCGCCGCTTCCTCGACGACCCGCAGGCGCTTGCCGAAGCCTTTGCACGGGCGTGGTACAAGCTGACCCACCGCGACATGGGCCCGAAGGCACGCTACCTCGGCCCCGAAGTGCCGCGTGAAGACCTGATCTGGCAAGACCCGCTGCCTGCGGCGACGCACCATCCGAGCGAGACCGACATTGCCGATCTCAAGGCGAAGATCGCCGCTTCGGGCCTATCGGCTTCGGAGCTCGTCGCGGTGGCGTGGGCTTCGGCCTCGACCTTCCGCGGTTCGGACAAGCGCGGCGGTGCGAACGGCGCTCGCATTCGCCTCGCGCCGCAGAGTGACTGGGCAGCCAACCAGCCGGTCGCTGGCACGGTGGCCAAGCTCGAAGAGATCCAGAAAGCATCGGGCAAGGCGTCCGTCGCCGACGTGATCGTCCTGGCCGGCAGTGTCGGCATCGAAATGGCTGCGAAGGCAGCGGGCCTCACGCTTACGGTGCCGTTCGCGCCGGGCCGTGTCGACGCCACCGCCGAGCAGACCGATGCGGTCGCGATGGCGGTGCTCGAACCCGTCGCCGATGGCTTCCGCAACTTTGAGAAGACCAGGTCGCCGGTTCCAGCCGATGCATTGCTGATCGACAAGGCCCAGCTGCTGACCCTGACGGCTCCGGAGATGACCGCGTTGATCGGTGGCCTGCGCGCCATCAACATCAACGCGGGCGGCAGCAAACACGGTGTCTTAACGAAAACCCCGGGCGCGCTGACCAATGACTTCTTCGTCAACCTGCTCGACATGGGTACCGAATGGAAGCAGGCCGGTGATATCTACGAAGGTCATGACCGCAAGACGGGCCAGATCAAGTGGACAGGCACCCGCGTGGACCTCGTGTTCGGTTCGAACTCGGTCCTGCGGGCGCTGGCCGAGGTGTACGGCAGCGCCGACGGCAAGGAGCGTTTCGTCAACGACTTCGTGTCCGCCTGGGTCAAGGTGATGAACCTCGATCGCTTCGACCTGGCCTGA
- a CDS encoding RES family NAD+ phosphorylase: MTGGATLWRIGTDTPAYTADDLSGVGAKITGGRWNRSGTPMLYTAGTIALACLETLVHLKVGDLPLNRYLISIAVPPTVWRKTRTLVDPAKHVGWDALPAGMVSLELGEEWVRSKASVLAVVPSVIVPRELNVLVNPEHPDIAKLKVIKHEKWSYDHRLMKRG; encoded by the coding sequence TTGACGGGCGGGGCGACGCTCTGGCGCATTGGAACCGATACGCCGGCCTATACGGCCGACGACCTGTCAGGTGTGGGGGCGAAGATCACCGGTGGTCGATGGAACCGTTCGGGAACGCCAATGCTTTATACGGCCGGCACCATCGCGCTTGCCTGCCTCGAGACGCTGGTTCATCTGAAGGTCGGTGACCTGCCGTTGAACCGGTACCTGATTTCAATCGCCGTGCCGCCGACCGTCTGGCGCAAAACAAGAACTCTCGTGGACCCGGCGAAACACGTGGGCTGGGACGCGCTGCCCGCGGGCATGGTCAGCCTCGAACTTGGCGAGGAATGGGTCCGGTCGAAGGCGAGCGTGCTGGCCGTCGTTCCTTCGGTGATCGTTCCCCGTGAGCTCAACGTGCTGGTGAATCCCGAGCATCCGGACATCGCGAAGCTCAAAGTCATCAAGCACGAAAAGTGGTCATATGATCATCGGCTCATGAAGCGGGGCTGA